The Candidatus Koribacter versatilis Ellin345 genome has a segment encoding these proteins:
- a CDS encoding IPT/TIG domain-containing protein → MSNPGLIHRNGAPHIDSVEPAFAMPGGEVKLVGHALAPHDLRRPHVQFGDTAAPVIIGSENFVLARVPNDVPSSNVSVHVNGRASNERMVRVAMPIAENLHPVTSPAVDREGDLYVTFSGSRGQKVPVAIYKVDTNYTVRPFLNEMMNPTGMAFDRTGHLFVSSRFDGAVYRVAANGTMTTYAEGMGVATGIAFDTEENLFVGDRSGTVFKIGRDRQIYVFATLEPSVSAYHLAFGPAGNLYVTGPTTSSFDAVYEISPEGEVTLYYRGLGRPQGLAFDIDGNLYVAASLNGKRGIVRITPQRRAELVVSGNNLVGLCFTPGRAVVLATTDAVHHLWWDIQGRPLL, encoded by the coding sequence ATGAGTAACCCCGGCCTCATTCATCGAAACGGCGCGCCCCACATCGATTCCGTCGAACCGGCATTTGCCATGCCCGGCGGAGAGGTCAAGCTTGTTGGTCACGCGCTCGCGCCCCACGATCTTCGCCGCCCGCACGTGCAATTCGGCGACACCGCAGCGCCAGTCATCATTGGCTCCGAAAACTTTGTACTCGCCCGGGTTCCCAACGATGTGCCCTCAAGCAACGTCTCCGTCCACGTAAATGGGCGCGCGAGCAACGAGCGCATGGTCCGCGTGGCCATGCCGATCGCCGAGAACCTGCACCCCGTCACCAGCCCGGCTGTCGATCGCGAAGGCGATCTTTACGTCACGTTCTCCGGATCGCGCGGACAAAAAGTCCCGGTAGCGATCTACAAGGTTGATACCAACTACACCGTCCGACCGTTCCTCAACGAAATGATGAACCCGACCGGCATGGCCTTCGACCGCACCGGACATCTCTTTGTCTCGTCGCGATTCGACGGCGCCGTCTATCGCGTTGCGGCGAATGGCACCATGACCACCTACGCCGAGGGGATGGGCGTCGCGACCGGGATCGCCTTCGACACCGAAGAAAACCTCTTCGTCGGGGACCGTAGCGGAACGGTGTTCAAGATTGGCCGCGACCGTCAGATTTACGTCTTTGCCACCTTGGAACCGAGTGTTTCCGCTTATCACCTTGCATTCGGGCCAGCCGGAAATCTCTACGTTACCGGCCCAACCACATCCAGTTTCGACGCCGTTTACGAGATCTCTCCGGAGGGAGAGGTCACGCTCTACTACCGCGGCCTAGGACGCCCGCAAGGCCTCGCCTTCGATATTGACGGCAACCTGTACGTCGCCGCGTCACTCAATGGCAAACGCGGCATCGTGCGAATCACGCCGCAGCGTCGCGCCGAACTGGTCGTTTCCGGCAACAATCTCGTCGGCCTCTGCTTCACTCCAGGCCGCGCTGTAGTACTCGCGACTACCGACGCCGTCCATCATCTCTGGTGGGATATCCAGGGTCGGCCGCTTCTCTAA
- the rimO gene encoding 30S ribosomal protein S12 methylthiotransferase RimO produces MPETKSSVSTLEQPETKPKKVGFVSLGCPKNLVDSEVMMGLLATNGAEITARAEDADIIVVNTCSFIDTAKQESVDTILEMAGHKATGRAQKLIVAGCLVERYRNEIQKNIPEVDAVVGTGELEAILAASGIEPRKSEANSPFVILNSTSASQQLKSGIADRPEGAAREEAGRFARTDWDGAVADLPNYLYDENTPRVLATPKYMAYIKVAEGCDHPCSFCIIPQLRGKFRSRRFESVVAEAERLAKQGVKEITLIGQDTTCYGEDLGLKDGLAQLLERLAQIEELQWVRFLYAYPNKITKRLLQTIADNPKIPKYMDVPLQHSAANVLKRMKRGAHGDIFLKSIEEMRRVIPDLTLRTSFIVGFPGETEEDFNQLCEFVKAAQIDWLGVFSYSDEEGAKAFALDEKVPPREIERRRKKLMSLQKQISKKKRKALIGREFDVILEGPSEETDLLWEGRTAMHAPEIDGKVYINDFAEHENVEPGQVFRCEITEAHDYDLVARLL; encoded by the coding sequence ATGCCTGAAACGAAGTCTTCTGTGAGCACCCTGGAACAGCCGGAAACCAAGCCGAAGAAGGTCGGTTTCGTGTCCCTGGGCTGCCCGAAAAATTTGGTCGATTCCGAAGTAATGATGGGCCTGCTGGCCACCAATGGCGCCGAGATCACCGCGCGCGCCGAAGATGCCGACATCATCGTCGTGAATACCTGCTCGTTTATCGACACCGCGAAGCAGGAGTCGGTCGACACCATCCTCGAGATGGCAGGCCACAAGGCGACCGGACGCGCGCAGAAGCTGATCGTTGCTGGATGCCTGGTCGAACGCTATCGCAACGAGATCCAGAAGAACATTCCGGAAGTGGATGCTGTCGTCGGGACCGGCGAACTCGAAGCCATCCTTGCCGCGAGCGGGATCGAGCCACGCAAGTCCGAAGCGAACTCTCCTTTCGTCATCCTGAATTCCACGAGCGCCAGCCAGCAGTTGAAGTCCGGCATCGCCGATCGTCCCGAAGGCGCAGCCCGCGAAGAGGCTGGACGCTTCGCACGAACAGATTGGGACGGCGCTGTCGCCGACCTCCCCAACTATCTCTACGACGAGAACACGCCGCGCGTGCTTGCTACGCCGAAATACATGGCGTACATCAAGGTCGCCGAGGGCTGCGATCATCCCTGCTCGTTCTGCATCATTCCGCAGTTGCGCGGCAAGTTCCGCTCACGCCGCTTTGAATCGGTCGTTGCCGAAGCTGAACGCCTCGCCAAGCAAGGCGTCAAAGAAATCACCCTCATCGGCCAGGACACCACCTGCTATGGCGAAGATCTCGGCTTGAAAGACGGCCTTGCGCAGTTGCTCGAGCGTCTCGCGCAGATCGAAGAACTCCAGTGGGTGCGCTTCCTCTACGCCTACCCGAACAAGATCACCAAGCGCCTGCTGCAGACGATCGCCGACAATCCGAAGATCCCGAAGTACATGGACGTGCCGCTGCAACATTCCGCCGCCAACGTCCTGAAGCGCATGAAGCGCGGCGCGCACGGCGACATCTTCCTCAAGTCCATCGAAGAGATGCGGCGCGTGATTCCCGATCTCACGCTTCGTACGTCGTTCATCGTTGGCTTCCCCGGCGAAACGGAAGAAGACTTCAACCAGCTTTGCGAGTTCGTCAAGGCTGCGCAGATCGATTGGCTCGGTGTCTTCAGCTACTCCGACGAAGAAGGCGCAAAGGCCTTCGCACTCGATGAAAAAGTCCCGCCGCGCGAAATCGAACGCCGCCGTAAGAAGCTGATGTCGTTGCAAAAGCAGATCAGCAAAAAGAAACGCAAGGCTCTGATCGGCCGCGAATTCGATGTCATTCTCGAAGGCCCATCGGAAGAAACCGACCTCCTCTGGGAGGGTCGCACTGCGATGCATGCGCCGGAAATTGACGGCAAGGTTTACATCAACGATTTCGCAGAACACGAGAACGTTGAGCCCGGCCAAGTGTTCCGCTGCGAAATTACCGAAGCCCACGACTACGACCTGGTGGCCCGCTTACTTTAA
- a CDS encoding DNA gyrase inhibitor YacG, producing the protein MATKKTAGLRCPTCRKIVLRKDPDFPFCSERCKMIDLGKWASNGYVISTPINNAGEDLQGDYDMSKRRTKEPNGGSGKPN; encoded by the coding sequence ATGGCGACGAAGAAAACTGCCGGCCTGCGCTGTCCGACCTGCCGCAAGATCGTGCTGCGCAAAGATCCCGACTTCCCTTTCTGCTCCGAGCGCTGCAAGATGATCGACCTCGGCAAATGGGCGAGCAACGGATACGTCATCTCCACGCCGATCAATAACGCCGGCGAAGACCTGCAAGGCGACTACGATATGAGCAAGCGACGCACGAAAGAGCCGAATGGCGGATCCGGGAAGCCTAACTAA
- a CDS encoding phosphatidylglycerophosphatase A family protein, with protein sequence MADPGSLTKSTTPTPAWAHWVAIFFGAGLGKPGPGTWGAAATVLLWAGIAHFTPVPYQLYAILALTVLSVVVGIPAATLEARGCGRKDPSHVVIDEVAGQLVTLIAAPVRFWPMFIGFLLFRAFDIWKPWPIRKLEKLPEGTGIVVDDLGAGVYGWIVLQGLLYFGRTHGWHWLT encoded by the coding sequence ATGGCGGATCCGGGAAGCCTAACTAAATCCACCACACCTACGCCGGCCTGGGCCCATTGGGTCGCCATCTTCTTTGGCGCCGGTCTCGGCAAGCCTGGCCCCGGCACCTGGGGCGCGGCGGCAACCGTTTTGCTCTGGGCTGGCATCGCCCACTTCACTCCTGTTCCCTACCAGCTCTACGCGATTCTTGCGCTCACCGTCCTTTCTGTCGTCGTCGGGATTCCGGCGGCAACGCTCGAAGCCCGCGGCTGTGGACGCAAGGATCCGTCGCACGTCGTGATCGACGAAGTCGCCGGCCAACTGGTTACGCTCATCGCCGCACCGGTCCGCTTCTGGCCGATGTTCATTGGCTTTCTCCTGTTTCGCGCTTTCGATATTTGGAAACCGTGGCCCATCCGAAAATTGGAGAAACTTCCGGAGGGCACCGGCATTGTCGTCGACGATCTCGGTGCCGGCGTTTACGGTTGGATCGTCCTCCAGGGGCTGCTTTATTTCGGCCGCACCCACGGCTGGCATTGGCTGACTTGA
- a CDS encoding competence/damage-inducible protein A, whose product MIAEIVAIGSELLTPFRQDTNSLYLTQRLNEMGVEVAFKNIVGDSRANLASVARTAIARSHIVLFMGGLGPTEDDLTREAVADALGLRLKRNPDLVAELYKRFASRRVTMPDNNMRQADVIAGAEIIQNDNGSAPGQFIEGEQDGQPRYIFLLPGPPHELKAMWNEKCHHTLRDRLPRAYIATRELRISSLGESTVDARVAPIYTKYKNVDTTILAKPGEVSLHLKSRAATMEQAQAAVDQLAAELEDELDDAVFSTNGESLEQIVGYYLQMRSGTISVAESCTGGLLAERLTNVSGSSRYFIGGVVVYSNQMKTLLADVPPLMIEEHGAVSRQVAVALAENFREITNSTIGVGITGIAGPTGGTEDKPVGLVYIAVADELGTDVVERRFPGDRERIRWWSSQVALDMVRKKLI is encoded by the coding sequence GTGATCGCCGAGATCGTCGCTATTGGGTCTGAGCTCCTAACCCCCTTTCGTCAGGACACCAACTCGCTTTACCTCACCCAACGCTTGAACGAGATGGGGGTCGAGGTCGCGTTCAAAAACATTGTCGGCGACAGTCGCGCGAACCTGGCGAGCGTGGCACGTACCGCGATCGCCCGCTCGCACATCGTCCTCTTCATGGGCGGCCTTGGCCCAACCGAAGACGACCTCACCCGTGAAGCCGTCGCCGATGCGCTCGGTCTTCGCCTCAAGCGCAATCCCGATCTCGTTGCCGAACTCTACAAGCGCTTCGCATCGCGCCGCGTGACCATGCCCGACAACAACATGCGCCAGGCCGACGTGATTGCCGGAGCCGAAATAATCCAGAACGACAACGGTTCGGCGCCGGGACAGTTCATCGAAGGCGAACAAGACGGCCAGCCGCGATACATCTTCCTGCTGCCCGGGCCTCCACACGAACTCAAGGCGATGTGGAATGAGAAGTGCCACCATACGCTGCGCGACCGTCTACCTCGCGCCTACATCGCCACGCGCGAGCTGCGGATTTCCAGCCTTGGGGAATCGACCGTTGACGCCCGCGTCGCCCCGATTTACACCAAGTACAAAAACGTCGACACCACGATCCTCGCCAAACCCGGTGAGGTCAGCTTGCACCTGAAGAGCCGCGCCGCCACGATGGAACAGGCGCAGGCCGCGGTCGATCAACTCGCGGCCGAACTCGAAGACGAACTCGATGACGCTGTGTTCTCTACCAACGGCGAATCGCTCGAACAGATCGTCGGCTACTACCTGCAAATGCGCAGCGGAACGATCTCCGTTGCCGAGAGCTGCACCGGCGGATTGCTCGCGGAACGGCTGACGAACGTCAGCGGCAGCTCGCGCTATTTTATCGGCGGCGTGGTGGTCTATTCCAACCAGATGAAAACCCTGCTCGCCGACGTGCCCCCGCTGATGATCGAAGAGCACGGCGCGGTGAGCCGGCAAGTTGCCGTTGCGCTCGCCGAAAACTTCCGCGAGATCACCAACTCGACCATCGGCGTCGGGATCACTGGTATCGCCGGACCGACCGGTGGCACCGAAGACAAGCCAGTTGGCCTCGTGTACATCGCCGTCGCCGACGAGCTCGGAACCGATGTCGTAGAACGACGTTTCCCCGGCGATCGAGAACGCATCCGCTGGTGGTCGAGCCAAGTGGCGCTCGACATGGTGCGCAAAAAACTGATCTGA